The nucleotide sequence GCCGGGTGGGGCGCGAGCACTACGAGTTCATCCGCGAATCCTTCGCCGGGGCTGGCGACAGGTTGAAGATCTTCGTGATCCACCACCATCTCGTGCCCATCCCCGGCACCGGACGGGAACGCAACATCATCTTCGACGCGGGTGACATCCTGGAGCTCCTGGTGGAGGTGGGCGTGGACCTCGTGCTCTCCGGACACAAGCACGTGCCCTATTCCTGGAAGCTCGAGGACATGTTCATCGTCAACGCTGGGACCGCGTCGACCACCCGGCTGCGGGGGAACACCCGTCCCTGCTACAACGTGGTCGAGATAGAGGACCGCCGGGTGCGGGTCTTCCGGAAGTATCCGTTCAAGGAACGCGAACTCGCGGTGGACTTCAACCCCAGGACGCACGCCTACTATCGCCGGGAGGAGAAGATAGATTCGGAGGTTGTGCTGCCGGGCGAGCGGTAGGGGCCTGGAAAAGATGCGCGCACTTTTCCTGATAGACGGAGAGCACTATCCTCCGGTCGTGATCGAGGCGATAGAGGAGTTGCGCGCTTCCCTCGGCGTGGAACCGGTCGCGGCGGCTTTGCTCGGGGGGACGGAGAAGATCGGGGAGGGAGCCGACTACGGGCTGCCGCTCGTCTTCGGGGAGGACCCGGAAGACGCCGTCAGGGAGGCGATCGTACGTTACGAAGTGGACGTCGTCGTCGATCTCTCCGATGAGCCGGTGGTCGGTTACAGGGAGCGGATGAGGATAGCCTCGAGGGTACTCGCCGCGGGCGCGCGCTACGTGGGCAGCGACTTCGAGCTTCGTCCGCCGGAGTTTCATCCCGTCTTTGGGAAGCCTTCGCTGGCGGTCATCGGCACCGGGAAAAGGATCGGGAAGACCGCGGTGACTGGGTATCTCGCCCGGCTTCTGGCCCGGGAGGGGTTCGATCCGATCGTCGTCTCCATGGGGCGCGGGGGTCCCCCGCGCCCGGAGGTGATAGATGGGAAGAGGATGGAGATCGGCAGCGACTATCTTCTCGAGGCGCTGCGGCGCGGGGCGCATGCGGCGAGCGATTGCTACGAGACCGCCGCGCTCAGCCGGGTGACGACTGTGGGGTGCCGGCGCTGCGGCGGCGGGCTCGCCGGGGCACCTTTCGTCTCCAACGTGATCGAGGGGGCGAGGGTAGCCGCCGGGCTCGAGGGGGGCCTCATCCTCTTCGATGGCTCGGGGGCCGCTTTGCCGCCCGTGGAGGCGGGGGCGCGGGTGCTCGTCGCCGGAGCGAACCAGGACCCCGAATACGTGACCGGGTTCCTCGGCGCCTACCGGCTGCTCGTCTCCGACGTGCTGCTGATCACGATGGCCGAGGAGCCGCTGGCCTCACCCGAGAGGGTGCAGCGGCTCAGGCAGGAGGTTCGGAGGGTGAAGCCGGAGATCGAGGTCGTCCCCGTGGTCTTCCGCCCGCGGCCCGTCGATGACGTGCGCGGGGTACGGCTGGTGTACGTCTCCACCGCGCCACGGCAGATGCTCGGCAGGTTGAGCGGGTATCTCGAGGAGGAATACGGCTGCAGGGTGGTGGCGGCCTCGGGGAACCTCTCGGACCGGCGGGCCCTCGAATATGACCTCGAAGCGGCGGGGGACGCGGAGGCCTATCTCACCGAGATCAAGGCTGCCGCGGTCGACGTGGTGGCACGGCGGGGGCGGGAGGAGGGGATACCTGTCTTCTACTGTGACAACGAACCCGTGGCGGAGGGGCTCGAGTCTCTGCTGATCGATCTGGCCCGGCGTGCGGCGGAGGGGTTTGCGGGAATGGACTGTGGTTGAAGGCATGCTCTGGTGTATAATTTCGATGCTGAAGTATCCCGCTACGGTTCCACGATCGTAGGGATACTCCGTATCAAATTCCGCAAGACCCCGCCCTCACTGAGAGAAGGGTTCCGGGAGGGGCCCGCGGCGGGTACGGGAGGTGGGTGATCCTCTATTAGCACGGTCGAGCCCCATTCCGGGGGGATGATGAGGGCTATTGAGCTTGCAACCGTGACCGAGCAGGTCGCGTTGCGGGTGGCCCGTCTGGAAGGTTCAGGTTCTCCGGAGGAGGCCTATACCCTGGCCAGCAAGACTTTCCGGGAAGAGATGGACAAGGTCCACGTCTCAGCGGAGGTGGTCGTCTTCCGGGAGGAGAGACCGGGGAGGGGGAGGCTGGTGCATTCCGAGGTGCTCTCGGTGGGTGACGTGCTCGGGTCCGGTGGGGTCGAGGTGGACATCGCTGTCGAGCCCGTCGAGGGGCTCTCGCTCCTGACCAAGGGGCTGGCGGGTTCGGTGACCGCGGTGGCCGCCTCGCCGAGGGGCACGATGCTGCGGACGCCGGACATGTACATGAGCAAGCTCATCGTCGGTCCCCAGGCCAGGGGGAAGATAGACATAGACGCCCCCGTGGCTCAAAACATTCGAGCCATCGCGGAGGCGATGGGGCGTGAGACTTCTGAGATAACGGTCGCCGTACTGGACCGGGAGAGGCACGAGGGACTCATCGAGGAGATCAGACGCAGCGGGGCCAGGATACAGATCCGTCCCGAGGGGGATCTCGCCCCGGCCATCGCCGTCGGGTTGCGGGGGGCCGATCTCGACGCGGTCATCGGGATCGGGGGAGCGCTGGAGGGTATCCTCGCCGCTGCGGCCATAAAGTGCCTCGGTGGTGAGATGCAGGCGCGGATGTGGCCGACGCAGCGATCTCAGGTCGAGAAGCTCAGGGAGTGTGGGCTCGACGACCCCGAGCAAAAGCTTACGTTGGGAGATCTCATTCGGGGTGATGAGGTGGTGTTCGCTGCCACCGGCATCACGCCCGGGGAGACCCTCGAAGGCGTGAAGTACTTTAGAGGAGGAGCGAGAACGCAGACGGTTGTGATGTCCACCAACCCGCGTATGGTAAGATTTATCGACACCATCCATGTTCTGGGACCAGATGTCCGGCTGCAGGGCTTTCGACGTTGAAGCCACACCACCGGATTGTCCTGGAAGTATCTTAGCAAACGAGAGGTAAGAGATGGCCGACATATCCACCCTTGAACGCAAGAAGCTGAGCGATCTGCACCAGATAGCATCCCAGCTTGGCATCGAGAAGTACCGCAAGTACCGCAAATCCGAGCTCGCCGCCCTGATTTACAAGGTGGCTACAGAGCAGGCCGGCAACGGCGGCGGGCAGGCCCAGGCGAAACCGCCCGAGGAGGCTCAGGTCGCGGTGCGTCCCGAGGCGAACGGCTCCGCCGTGAAAGAGGCGGCTCCGGAAGCCGCCGCTGGGTCTGCCGGTGGGACGGAGACCGCGGTCGTGGAGAGGCCTAGAGAAGAGAGGCCGAAGAAGGAGGCCGAGCAACGGCAGCCGCGGTCGGAACAGCGTCCTCCCGAGGATGAGAAACTCAGGCAGAGCGGTGTCCTTGACATCCTGCCCGACGGATTCGGGTTCCTGCGCACCAGGGGCTACATCCAGAGCAAGGGGGACATCTACGTCTCCACCTCGCAGATAAAGCGCTTCAATCTCAGGCGCGGGGATTACATAGTCGGGCAGATCCGGCCCGCCCGCGAGGGCGAGAAGTACCCGGCGCTGGTGCGCATCGAGAAGATAAACGACCGCGAACCGCAGAAGGGGCGTCAGCGGCCGAACTTCGACGACCTGACGCCGCTCTACCCCATGGAACGGCTGCGCCTGGAGTGGAAGCCCAACGACATCGCCCCGCGGGTGATAGACCTGGTTGCCCCGATCGGCAAGGGGCAGCGCGGGCTCATCGTCTCCCCTCCGAAGGCGGGCAAGACCACGATTCTGAAGCAGATCGCGCAGTCCATAATCGCCAACTACCCGGACGTGAAGGTGCTGGTTCTTCTCGCCGACGAGCGCCCGGAGGAGGCGACGGACTGGCGGCGCAGCGTGCCCGAGGCGGAGGTCGTGGCCTCGACCTTCGACCAGCCGCCGGAGAACCATATCGCCGTGGCAGAGCTCGTCCTCGAGCGCGTCAAGCGGCTCGTGGAGGAAGGCGACGACGTGGTGGTGCTGCTCGACTCGCTCACCCGCCTCGCGCGCGCCTACAACCTGGCCGCCCCCGCGAGTGGGCGTATCCTTTCCGGGGGTGTGGATTCGGCCGCGCTCTACCCGCCGAAGAAGTTCTTCGGCGCGGCGCGCAACATCGAGAACGGCGGCTCGCTCACGATCCTGGCCAGTGCCCTCGTGGAGACCGGCAGCCGCATGGAGGAAGTTATCTACGAGGAGTTCAAGGGCACCGGCAACATGGAGCTCCACCTGGAGCGCAAGCTGGCGAACAAGAGGATCTACCCGGCCATCAACATCGAGGATTCCGGAACCCGCAAGGAGGAGCTCCTGATGGAGCCCGCCGAGGCGCAGAGGGTCTGGCAGGTCAGGAACATCCTCAACGCGCTGGACACCAGCCAGAAGATAGAGCTCCTCATCCAGAAGCTCAAGGAGACCCGTACCAACGCCGAGTTCCTGCGCGAGCTGCAGCGGGTGCGGTAGCGAGGCGTTTAGAGGTCGGGAAGGCGCCGCTCTCGTCCGCGGGGGCCCGCCTTCCCGGGCTTTCTGGACGGGAAGTATTAAACTAGTTGTCGTTCGACGAGATCCTGCAGATCGGAGGAAAAAAGATGAAGAGTGGTATCCATCCGGCCTACACGAAGACGATCGTGAGGTGTAGCTGCGGCAACGAGTTCGAGACCCGTTCGACCGCCGAGCAGGAGGTGCTGCACGTGGACGTGTGCTCCGCCTGCCACCCCTTCTTCACCGGCAAGCAGCGCATAGTCGATTCCGGCGGGAGGGTCCAGCGCTTCCAGGACCGTCTGGCCCGGCGGAGCAAGAAGTAGCGGGGCCACCATGCGGGTCGGCGGGCAGGCGGTGATGGAGGGCGTCCTGATGCGCTCCCCCAACTTCTGGGGGGTGGCGGTCAGGACGCCCGACGGGGAGGTAGACATCAAGGCCGAGCGGTTTCGTTCGGTCACCGGAAAGAGCCGCCTGCTGCGCCTCCCGGTGATAAGGGGTTTCGTCTCTCTGGCCGAGACCCTGTGGCTGGGCATGCGGGCCCTCACGCTCTCCACCAACATCGCGCTCGGTGAGGAGCAGGAGCTCTCCAGGAAGGAGATAGCGGGTACGATGCTCTTCGGGCTCGTGCTCGCGGTGGTGCTCTTCCTGGCGGTTCCGGTGCTCGGCACCAAGGGGATAGGCTGG is from Rubrobacter calidifluminis and encodes:
- a CDS encoding metallophosphoesterase family protein codes for the protein MSASKRLVICQVSDIHCGSPHFIPDLLERTILEVNEMDPTAVVVSGDLTDAGYRQEFETAADYVRRFRCERVMVIPGNHDSRNVGYIHFERLFGERYSVLDFDEAVMVGVDSSEPDLNDGRVGREHYEFIRESFAGAGDRLKIFVIHHHLVPIPGTGRERNIIFDAGDILELLVEVGVDLVLSGHKHVPYSWKLEDMFIVNAGTASTTRLRGNTRPCYNVVEIEDRRVRVFRKYPFKERELAVDFNPRTHAYYRREEKIDSEVVLPGER
- a CDS encoding 2,3-diphosphoglycerate synthetase encodes the protein MRALFLIDGEHYPPVVIEAIEELRASLGVEPVAAALLGGTEKIGEGADYGLPLVFGEDPEDAVREAIVRYEVDVVVDLSDEPVVGYRERMRIASRVLAAGARYVGSDFELRPPEFHPVFGKPSLAVIGTGKRIGKTAVTGYLARLLAREGFDPIVVSMGRGGPPRPEVIDGKRMEIGSDYLLEALRRGAHAASDCYETAALSRVTTVGCRRCGGGLAGAPFVSNVIEGARVAAGLEGGLILFDGSGAALPPVEAGARVLVAGANQDPEYVTGFLGAYRLLVSDVLLITMAEEPLASPERVQRLRQEVRRVKPEIEVVPVVFRPRPVDDVRGVRLVYVSTAPRQMLGRLSGYLEEEYGCRVVAASGNLSDRRALEYDLEAAGDAEAYLTEIKAAAVDVVARRGREEGIPVFYCDNEPVAEGLESLLIDLARRAAEGFAGMDCG
- the glpX gene encoding class II fructose-bisphosphatase; the protein is MRAIELATVTEQVALRVARLEGSGSPEEAYTLASKTFREEMDKVHVSAEVVVFREERPGRGRLVHSEVLSVGDVLGSGGVEVDIAVEPVEGLSLLTKGLAGSVTAVAASPRGTMLRTPDMYMSKLIVGPQARGKIDIDAPVAQNIRAIAEAMGRETSEITVAVLDRERHEGLIEEIRRSGARIQIRPEGDLAPAIAVGLRGADLDAVIGIGGALEGILAAAAIKCLGGEMQARMWPTQRSQVEKLRECGLDDPEQKLTLGDLIRGDEVVFAATGITPGETLEGVKYFRGGARTQTVVMSTNPRMVRFIDTIHVLGPDVRLQGFRR
- the rho gene encoding transcription termination factor Rho, whose amino-acid sequence is MADISTLERKKLSDLHQIASQLGIEKYRKYRKSELAALIYKVATEQAGNGGGQAQAKPPEEAQVAVRPEANGSAVKEAAPEAAAGSAGGTETAVVERPREERPKKEAEQRQPRSEQRPPEDEKLRQSGVLDILPDGFGFLRTRGYIQSKGDIYVSTSQIKRFNLRRGDYIVGQIRPAREGEKYPALVRIEKINDREPQKGRQRPNFDDLTPLYPMERLRLEWKPNDIAPRVIDLVAPIGKGQRGLIVSPPKAGKTTILKQIAQSIIANYPDVKVLVLLADERPEEATDWRRSVPEAEVVASTFDQPPENHIAVAELVLERVKRLVEEGDDVVVLLDSLTRLARAYNLAAPASGRILSGGVDSAALYPPKKFFGAARNIENGGSLTILASALVETGSRMEEVIYEEFKGTGNMELHLERKLANKRIYPAINIEDSGTRKEELLMEPAEAQRVWQVRNILNALDTSQKIELLIQKLKETRTNAEFLRELQRVR
- the rpmE gene encoding 50S ribosomal protein L31, with amino-acid sequence MKSGIHPAYTKTIVRCSCGNEFETRSTAEQEVLHVDVCSACHPFFTGKQRIVDSGGRVQRFQDRLARRSKK